One window from the genome of Rhodobacteraceae bacterium S2214 encodes:
- a CDS encoding head-tail adaptor protein, with product MSLPRLTRQMILEDPVRTDDGAGGYVTTWQPLGTLFADVKSGTGRQSGDLVATLSKNTVRVIVRAAVVGAPSRPKVGQRFREGQSTFRIDAVAPFDRGAHYLTCFAVEEAVV from the coding sequence ATGAGTTTACCACGTTTGACGCGCCAGATGATCCTCGAAGACCCCGTCCGCACGGATGATGGCGCGGGTGGTTATGTGACGACATGGCAGCCACTGGGGACGTTGTTTGCGGACGTCAAGTCCGGCACCGGGCGTCAAAGCGGTGATTTGGTTGCGACGTTGTCGAAAAACACTGTGCGTGTGATTGTGCGTGCCGCCGTCGTTGGTGCGCCGTCACGTCCTAAAGTGGGACAGCGGTTCCGCGAAGGTCAATCAACCTTTCGCATTGATGCGGTCGCTCCGTTTGATCGTGGTGCCCATTATCTGACGTGCTTCGCCGTCGAGGAGGCCGTCGTATGA
- a CDS encoding phage major capsid protein, with product MTTTGNASRAGKGMSDDMSPAQELRAALGGFVAEFKDFSNGVSAKLQKQEDRMNKLDRKTLMAARPSLAVSAEMDAPHQKAFAAYLRSGDDDGLRGLDVEGKSLNTAVAADGGYLVDPQTSDTIKGTLSATASIRAIAQVVTVDATSFDVLVDHTDMGAGWATETGGLTETDSPQIDRITIPLHELSALPKASQRLLDDTAFDIEGWLAGRIADKFARSEANAFIAGDGVDKPKGLLTYPTVDNDVWAWGNLGYVPTGSVGGIDNADPIVDLVYAVGAQYRANGTFVMNSKTAGTIRKLKDNDGRFLWSDGLAAGEPARLMGYPVLIAEDMPDIAGDAFAIAFGDFATGYTVAERPDLRVLRDPFSAKPHVLFYATKRVGGAVSDFAAIKLLKFATS from the coding sequence ATGACCACAACCGGGAACGCGTCCCGGGCCGGGAAAGGCATGTCTGATGACATGTCGCCGGCCCAAGAGTTGCGGGCTGCCTTGGGCGGCTTCGTGGCTGAATTCAAAGATTTCTCCAACGGCGTCAGCGCCAAACTTCAAAAACAGGAAGACCGCATGAACAAGCTTGATCGAAAGACCTTGATGGCTGCACGCCCGTCGTTGGCCGTATCCGCTGAAATGGATGCGCCGCATCAAAAGGCATTCGCTGCCTATTTGCGCTCTGGCGATGATGACGGGTTGCGTGGCCTCGACGTCGAAGGCAAGTCGCTGAACACGGCTGTTGCTGCTGACGGCGGATATCTGGTGGATCCGCAGACGTCTGACACGATCAAAGGCACGTTAAGTGCGACGGCGTCCATCCGTGCGATTGCACAGGTGGTGACGGTGGATGCGACATCGTTTGACGTCTTGGTCGACCATACAGATATGGGTGCTGGTTGGGCCACTGAGACGGGCGGGCTGACAGAAACAGATAGTCCGCAAATCGACCGGATCACGATCCCGCTGCACGAACTGTCAGCGCTGCCCAAAGCGTCACAACGTCTGCTGGACGATACAGCGTTCGACATCGAAGGTTGGCTTGCTGGCCGTATCGCGGACAAGTTCGCCCGGTCTGAGGCCAACGCGTTTATTGCTGGCGATGGCGTCGATAAGCCGAAGGGTCTGCTGACCTATCCAACCGTCGATAATGATGTTTGGGCATGGGGTAACCTTGGATATGTGCCGACTGGTTCTGTTGGCGGGATTGATAACGCTGATCCGATTGTCGATCTCGTCTATGCCGTGGGTGCGCAGTACCGCGCGAACGGCACCTTCGTGATGAACTCAAAAACGGCTGGCACGATCCGCAAACTGAAAGACAATGATGGGCGCTTCTTGTGGTCTGATGGTCTGGCTGCAGGCGAACCTGCGCGTCTGATGGGGTATCCGGTGCTGATCGCCGAAGACATGCCGGACATTGCCGGTGATGCGTTTGCCATCGCGTTTGGTGATTTCGCGACGGGCTACACTGTCGCGGAACGCCCTGATCTGCGTGTGCTGCGTGATCCGTTCTCTGCCAAGCCACACGTGCTGTTCTACGCCACAAAGCGCGTCGGCGGTGCCGTGTCAGACTTTGCCGCGATCAAGCTGCTGAAGTTCGCGACCAGCTAA
- a CDS encoding HK97 family phage prohead protease, with protein sequence MHLEHKYCQLGPEVKVKDGTEISGYASLFGLTDQGGDVVDCGAYQQSLGFSKSKGRTIKMLWQHDPTQPIGVWDEVREDAKGLWVKGRLLPDVAKAREAAALLEAGAIDGLSIGYRTVKSTKDDTGKRHLSQLELWEVSLVTFPMLPDARVGAKGDDPDAPDLRELAAVLTDARLTIARV encoded by the coding sequence ATGCATTTAGAACACAAATACTGTCAGCTTGGGCCTGAAGTGAAGGTCAAAGACGGCACCGAAATTTCTGGATACGCGTCGCTGTTTGGTTTGACGGATCAGGGAGGCGATGTCGTCGATTGCGGTGCCTATCAGCAATCGCTGGGGTTTTCGAAATCCAAAGGCCGCACCATCAAGATGCTTTGGCAGCACGATCCGACCCAACCGATTGGTGTGTGGGATGAAGTGCGAGAAGATGCAAAGGGCCTTTGGGTCAAAGGCCGATTGTTACCGGATGTCGCCAAAGCGCGCGAAGCCGCAGCATTGCTTGAAGCTGGTGCGATTGACGGTCTGTCCATCGGGTACCGCACAGTGAAATCAACCAAGGATGACACAGGCAAACGTCATCTGTCCCAACTTGAGCTGTGGGAGGTGTCGCTTGTGACGTTTCCCATGCTTCCCGATGCCCGGGTGGGCGCAAAAGGGGATGATCCCGATGCGCCGGACCTGCGCGAACTGGCGGCTGTCCTAACCGATGCCCGCCTGACTATCGCCCGTGTCTAG
- a CDS encoding phage portal protein has translation MFEFLNRASGSKEAAAQAAPAAKASATGPVVAMQSSGRVAWSPRDTVSLTRNGFNANPIGFRAVKIISEAAAALPLVVQDRLRRYDMHPVQELLGRPNMSQGRAELFEALFAQILLTGNGYLEAVADEGLPAEMHVLRSDRMSLIPGKNGWPVAYEYNLGGRKVRFPVTEGLSTVCHIKSFHPQDDHYGFSAMQAAANAVDVHNAASRWSKALLDNAARPSGAIIYKGAEGQAQLTNDQYTRLVDEMESQHQGARNAGRPMLLEGGLDWKPMGFSPSDMEFQKTKEAAAREISIAYGVPPMLLGIPGDATYANYQEANRAFYRLTVLPLATRVTSAIADWLSDFTGERIDVRPDLDQIPALSAERDAQWRRVADASFLSAAEKRSLLGLPALEVSDDG, from the coding sequence CGGGCATCGGGCAGCAAAGAGGCTGCAGCGCAAGCGGCCCCCGCCGCGAAGGCGTCAGCTACCGGACCTGTCGTTGCGATGCAATCATCGGGCCGTGTGGCTTGGTCTCCACGTGATACGGTATCGCTGACGCGCAATGGGTTTAACGCAAACCCGATCGGGTTTCGGGCGGTTAAGATTATTTCGGAAGCTGCGGCTGCATTGCCATTGGTCGTCCAAGACCGCCTGCGTCGTTATGATATGCATCCGGTGCAGGAATTGCTGGGCCGTCCGAATATGTCGCAAGGCCGCGCCGAATTGTTTGAAGCGTTGTTTGCCCAGATTTTGCTGACGGGGAATGGGTATCTTGAGGCTGTCGCGGATGAAGGATTACCAGCCGAGATGCATGTGCTGCGCTCTGACCGGATGAGCCTGATCCCTGGAAAGAACGGCTGGCCTGTCGCGTATGAGTATAACCTTGGCGGTCGGAAGGTTCGTTTTCCGGTGACGGAAGGTCTGTCCACGGTTTGTCATATCAAAAGCTTTCATCCGCAAGACGACCATTACGGGTTTTCTGCCATGCAGGCGGCAGCCAATGCTGTGGATGTGCACAATGCCGCGTCGCGGTGGTCGAAGGCATTGCTTGATAACGCCGCGCGACCTTCAGGGGCGATTATCTACAAGGGTGCTGAAGGGCAGGCCCAACTGACCAATGATCAATACACCCGTTTGGTCGATGAGATGGAAAGCCAGCATCAAGGTGCCCGCAATGCTGGTCGGCCGATGTTGCTGGAAGGGGGGCTTGATTGGAAACCCATGGGGTTCTCTCCGTCCGATATGGAGTTCCAGAAGACGAAAGAGGCCGCCGCCCGTGAAATATCCATTGCTTATGGTGTGCCGCCTATGTTGCTGGGCATTCCTGGCGATGCCACCTATGCCAATTATCAGGAAGCGAACCGCGCGTTTTACCGCCTGACGGTGCTGCCGCTGGCCACTCGCGTTACCAGTGCGATTGCCGATTGGTTGTCGGATTTCACCGGTGAGCGCATTGATGTGCGTCCCGATCTGGATCAAATCCCCGCTTTGTCTGCTGAACGTGATGCACAATGGCGTCGTGTGGCTGATGCGTCTTTCCTGAGTGCAGCCGAAAAGCGAAGTCTACTAGGCCTTCCGGCATTGGAGGTCAGCGATGACGGGTAA